CAGCGAGCCAACGCAGATGCGCTCGCTGCGCGAATCCGAACCACCACGAGAGCGTTCGCGGCGCGAGCAATCCCCGCGCGAGCAGTCACAGCGCGAACAACAGCGTCCGCGCGCCGTGCCACAGCCCGAGCAGACAGTTGCTCAAATTGCCGAGGATCTGCCGACACCGATGCTGCGCGGCTCTGACCTGCGCGCCCGCGATTCTGCAGCGCGTGGCGACCCGGCTGATGTCTCGTGGACCCGCTTCTGGCAATGGGCCAAGGGTCGCGGCTATCGAGACGCTCAGCATTTGAAGGATCTGCTCGGCATCGACGTGAATGCGCTGACGCCATCCGAAGTGCGTGCGCACGTCGCTCGCTATGAGGAGCAGCACGGTCTCCCGAACGAGCCTGCCGAGGAATGATGGTGACGCGACAGCTGAATACACGTCTCTTGAGCGCGCCATGAACGCACAAGCAACCGTCGCGCGACCTTCGATCCTGACCAGGCCGTTCCTGCTGACCTGCGCAGCAGGGATGCTGCTGTTCGCTTCGTTTCAACTGCTGACGGCCGTCCTCCCGCTGTACGTCAAGGATGATCTGGGAGGGTCTTCGACGGCCGTCGGGCTGATCGTCGGCATCTTCTCGGCGGCGGCACTGCTGCCGCGCCTGTTCATCGGTCGCGAGATCGACCGACGGGGCAGCAAGCCCTTCCTGATCGTTGGGTCAAGCCTGTTCATCGTGGCCTCGACGCTGTATCTGTTCGCTGATAGCGTTGGGCTCGTCCTCGGTGTTCGCGCGGTGCATGGGCTGGGAATGGCCTTCTTTCACACGGCCTCATTCACCTTCATCGCCCAGATAGCGCCGGACTCGCGCCGTGGTGAAGCGATGGGCATCTGGGGACTCGTATCGACCTTCGCGACCGCGATCAGTCCATATTTGGGCCTCGTGCTGCGCGATGCATACGGATTGAACACCGTCTTCGGGCTCGGGATGATCTGCGCGGCTGGAGCAGCTGGGCTGCTATTGCTTGTGCATGAGCCGCGTCGCTCGAACCAGTCTGCCCACGCCAGCGGCGGGTTGTTCGAGCCCGCAGTTATGCCAGCCGCGATCCTGATCCTGCTGTCGAACCTCGTCTATGGCGCGGTCATCGCCTTCATCGTTATCTACGCCGAGGAACGCGACATCCCCAATGCCGGCCTCTACTTCACCGTCTTCGCCATCGCGGTACTGGCATCGCGCGTACTTGGCGGACGGCTGGCGGACCGCATCAGCCGCATGGCCGTCATCATCCCCACCTTCGTCCTCACGATTGTGGCGATGGGCACACTGGCGCTGACGGATTCGCTGGCCCTGCTGCTGCTCACTGGCGTGCTGTTCGGTCTGGCGTTTGGTGCTGGCCAGCCGGCACTGAATGCGTACGCGGTCGATCTGGTCGAGCCACACCGGCGCGGGGCTGGTATGGCGACGTTCACCTCATTCTTCGAGTTCGGCATCGGCGCAGGGTCGATCGGCATGGGCATCGTCGCTGGGTTCACCGGCTACGCGACGATGTTTGCCATCTCAGCGATCTTCCCGGCCATGGCGATCGCCTATGGGGTTACAGCAGGACGGCGTGCCGAGCGAGGGAATCGATGATCGACCACCTGACGCCGGAAGCACTCGGCTTCCATACGACACCCGATGGCTGGCAGCGACAGGTTGGCTCGCGCGCAATCGACTTCCGCGCCGTCCGCACGCGCGACGACTTCGCGCAGTGCGAACGATTGCAGCGCGACGTGTTCGGCGTCAGCGAAACGGACCTGGCCTCGTTCTCGATCATGGTTGTCATCCCGAAGACTGGCGGCGAAGTGATCGGCGCGTTCGATGGAACGCGCATGGTCGGCTACATCCAGGGCTATGGCGGCTGGGTCGAGGGGCGCCCGCTGTTGCTGTCCGACTTGATGGCGGTCGATCCGGCCTGGCGCGGCGGACTGGGCTTCGCGCTCAAATCGCTCCAGGCGGCGCTGGCGGTGCAGGTCGGATTTCGCGAGGCGGCCTGGACGGTCGATCCGCTCCGCGCTGCCAATGCACGACTCAACTTCGAGCGGCTCGGCGCGACCAGTCGCGTCTATGAGGAGAACGTCTACGGCGAGGAGTTCGCCGGCGGACTCTACGGTGGGCTGCCAAGCGATCGACTCTACATTCACTGGGATCTCGACAGCGAGCGCGTCCGCGAGCGGCTGTTCGGCGCATACCGACCGCTGAACGCAGATGCGGCGCAGAACGTGCCGGACTACCCGGCAGACGCATCTCAGACCCGCGTCGCCGTGCCGACCGACATCGACACGCTGCTGGCGCGCGACCCGGACGGCGCGCGCGAATGGCGGTTTGCCGTCCGCCGGCAGCTGGAGACAGCGTTCACTGACGGCTTCAGCATCGTCGGCTTCGCCGGGTCGCGGACTGCAGCGAACGCGTACTATGTGCTGGAGCGCCAGCCAAAGGGCCAGTAATCGGTTACAGGGCGGAGGAGGAGTCCCGTGCGTATCACAGGTGTTGAGCTGATCCCGATCCGACTGCCATTGACCGAGCCGTTCGTAATCTCCTACGGCACGTTTCCCGATGTCGAATCGGTGCTGGTTCGGATTGAGACGGATGACGGCACGATCGGCTGGGGAGAGGGCACGCCCGATCCGCACGTGACCGGCGAGACGTTCGGCGGCGTGCTGGAGGCGCTGGGCATTCTCGCGCCAACGCTCCTCGGCTGCGACCCGCTCAACCGCTCCGCCCTCGTCGCTGGTCTGGATCGTCGCATGGGCGCGAATCCGACCGCCAAGGCGGCAATCGACATCGCCCTGCACGACCTCGTTGGCAAGGCAACCGGCATGCCAGTCTGGGCATTGCTTGGTGGCCGCGCGAAAGACCACCTCACGATCTCGCGTGTCGTCAGCATGAAGAGCCCCGATGCGATGGCAGCCGACGCGACGGCACATGTTGCCGCCGGATTCAGCACGGTGAAGCTCAAAATCGGCGACGCCAACGATGTGCCGACCGACATCCGCCGGGTCGCGGCGGTGCGCGAGGCGCTCGGGCCGGACATCGCGATCAAGATCGACGTCAACCAGGGCTGGCGCACGCCGGGCGTCGCTATTGCTGGTGCGCGCGGTGTCGCCGAGTACCTGCCGGCCTACGTCGAGCAGCCAGTGGACTGGCGAGATCTGGAGGGGTTGGCCGAAGTCCGCCGCATGGCCGGTGTGCCGATCATGGCCGACGAGGCGATTCACGATGCGCGCGACGCACTCCGCGCCGCGTCGCTGCGCGCCTGCGATCTGATCAACATCAAGCTGATGAAGACGGGCGGGTTGCTCCCGGCACTCACGCTGAACGCCATCGCCGAGACCGCTGGGTACGGATGCCAGGTCGGCACGATGGTCGAGTCATCGATTGCATCGGCGGCTGGTCTGCACCTTGCGCTGGCTCTGGCGAACGTCCGCACTGTCGAGATGGGCGGGCCGCTGATGCTGGCGGAGGACATCGGCAACCTGCGCGACGGCTACGCCGGTGAGCAGGTGCGTGTGCTGGAGGGACCGGGGTTGGGTATCGAGCCGGACGAGCGCACAATCGAGCGCTACGCCGGTGAGCGCGTCTGGATCACGGCCTGACATTAATCGTATGAAGGGGAGCAGATGAATCAGGGACAGGCAAAGGCAAAGGGTAAATCGCGACGCGGGTCACTCTGGAGCAAGCAACAGCAGTCGCGACCCATGGACCACAACCTCGACCTGTCCATCTATCTCGACGAGCTGGCCGACATCCGCGAGGCGTCAGCGACGAATCTGGCGGGCGCTGGCGAGCAGGCGCTCAAAGCGCTCGACCGCTTCCTGGCCAATCTTGCTCGCAGCCTGGGCATGAATAACGACCGGGCCGGTCTGGGCGATTCGATTAACTACCTGGAGCACTCTCCGATAGCCGATGCGCGGGAGATCGCGGCGCAGGCCGATCGGTATCGCGACACACGTAACGCGCTAGCCCACAACCCCGATGTCATGCTACGTCCCGAGGCCGCAAGTCGCATCATCGACGGCGTTGAGGGCATCATCCGTCTGGCAGCGTCCGGCATCGGGGATATCGCCCACCGCACGGTCGTGACAGCCAAGCTGGATGAATCGCTGACCGACGCGCGCGACCGCATGCTGGCACGCCACTACGATCAGCTGGTTGTCGTCGACAAGCACGGCAAGCTCGTCGATCTCCTGACGGACCGGGACATCGTGATCGCCGAGGCGCGCGACGACATTGACGGAGCCAGCCCGACAGTCGGCGAGACGATTGAGCAGCGCGGCTACGTCGCCGCCGGCATTCTCTCCCGACGCAGCGCGGCCAGCGAGGCGATCGACCTGCTGCGCGACGAACGCATCGGCGCAATCGTCATTACGGAAAACGGCAAGGTCGGTGAAGCACCGCTGGGCATCATCACCCGCGGCGACGTGCTGAACGCCTCGTAGGCGACTAGTTGCTGACCGCCGAGCGCAGCGCGCGCATCTCGGTCATGACTTCGCTGATGTCGGTACTGACCCCATCAAGGCGGGTGCGCTCCGAACCGACGAAGCGGGTGTAGGGCGCGATCGCGTCGCGGATACGTCGCAGCGACCGACCCAGCTCGGCCTCGAATCCGTCACTCAGCACATCCGAGAGCTGCTGTTCCAGTTCGGCCGAGCGCCGGCGCAGATCATTGCGGGCGGCACGCTTGCGGGCCGGCAGGATGAAGAGACCCAGCCCCGCGACCGTCGCCGCCGCCAGAATGCCGGTCACGTCGGCCGCCGCAGTCGTCGCCATCGCGACGACGATGGCACCGAGCGACACCGCGCCGGCCTGCACCACGGCGGTCTGCGCCAGCGCCGAGCGCACGTTCGTCGCCAGTAGCGTCGCTTCCGAGTGCTGGTCGTAGCGGTTGACGACCGACTCAGCCTGCCGGGCGACCTGCGTAATCAGCGTCTGGCGGTCAGAAGCAAAGCGGCTGCCGACCTCGCCGACCATGTCGTCGCGGTAGCGCTCCAGCGCCCGGCGATCCAGCGTCTCCCGCACCGTCTCCCAGGCGCGAAAGTCCTGCTGCACCATCCAGTCGATGAGCTCGGTAATCGTGTCGTCGATCTGCCGTTCGGTATCAGCAACGACATCGCGCTGGAAGGCAACCTTCGTATTCTCGGACCGAACGAGGTCGAAGACGCGACCGATGCGGATGTACTCATCGAAGAAGCGATCGGCGCGCTCATTCAGGCGGTGGACGATGTTCTCGACGCGGGTGACGTAGGCGCCGAACTCACGGCGCATCTCCTGTTCGTAGTCCTTCAGCACCGCCTCAATGCGATCGATTGTCTGCGCGTCCTGCGCCAGCAGCGCCAGCCGATCCTCGACGACTGTCGTATAGCGCCCGAGCAGTCGTTCGGCCACGCCGAGCGGGTTGAGCAGCTTCAGTCGGACGCGCTCGTCCTGGTCGAGCGTGTTCATGATGTAGTCGCGCAGCGGCTCGAAGCGGCCAGCCGGGTCGCCGCGCTCAGCGAGCTTGGCCGAGATCGGGAAGATGAGTGGCTCGATGCCCAGCAAGCGCTGCGCGTTTTCGCTGATGAAGCGCACGACCTCGTCAATCTGCTGATCGCCTTCCAGCACATCAACCTTGTTCAGAACGAAGACGATCTTCTTGCCCCAGTTACGGATCTCCTCCAGGAACTCGCGCTCGGATTCGGAGAACGGTCGGTCGGCCGAGGTGACGAACAGCACCAGATCGGACCGCGGGACGAAACGCTGCGAAATCGCCTCGTGCTCGCGGATGATGGCGTTCGTTCCGGGCGTGTCGACGACATTGATCTCGCGCAGAACCGGCGCGGGGTGGTGATGGATGACGACGCCATCGCTCAGGATATCCTCCTGGCCAGCGTCCCCATAGACCAGCAGGTGAATCATCGCCGTCGTCGGCGTGACCCCCTCGGGCATGATCGGCTCGCCGACGAGCGCGTTGACAAACGCCGACTTGCCGGAGTTGAACTCGCCAACGACAACGAGCAGGAACAGCGTTTCCAGCTGCTGGCGCGCCTGACGCAGCAGGCGCAACTCGTCGTCAACACCGTCGGACGACGGGAAGACGCGCGCCACCCCTTCGACCCGCGACAGCAACGCGACCGCGCGGTCGCGCAACTCCTCCTCGTTTGTCGACAGCACTGCTCCAGGTGCCGGTCGGTGGTCATCAGCCACGACTACCCCCTCGTCTGGCCAGCCCGCATCTATTACGCATCTCGCACCAAATAGATTCCATTGGCACGCATACTGCAGGACCTTTTGTTGATGTTAAACGTAATCCAGAATGTACGGCGCTATTCCCGCGCATCCACAGGATCTGGAGGCTCTCATGCGACATCGACTCGGCGCGATGGACTTCATCTTTCTCGCACTGATGATGCTTGGAATTGCCGCCGCTGTCTACCACGCCTGGCACGGGCGCTACGCCAACGCGCTGATGGCATCCGGCGCGGCAATCCTCGGGACCGTCGTCCTCCTGACCGACCAATCGACGCGGACACCGCAGTCGCCGTTCCGCCTGCCTCGCTGGCGACCGTGGCGGGCCAGCGATGACGACGCACGCCGAGGGCCGTCAGGTCGCTGGCTAAGCAACAGCATTCTCGCCGGGTTCGCTGCGACGACGATCATGTCGTTCGCACTGATCATCGCCTACATCGTCGTCGGCTTCATCGGCAGCGAGAATGGCAACACCCTCAGCCACTGGTTCTGGTCGCTGAAGAACAACGACCTGACCGACGGCATCTACGATATCCCGATCGCCGCATTCAGCATCAATCTGATCGCCGGCCTGATCTGGGCATTGATCTATGCGCGCTTCGTCGAGCCGACGCTCAGGGGTGCCGGCTGGTGGCGAGGGATGGTCTTCTCGATCGGCCCGTGGCTGCTCTCGCTCATCGCCTTCTTCCCGCTGGTTGGTGCGGGATTCCTCGGATTGAGCCTGGACGCCGGGCCACTACCCGCGATCGGC
Above is a genomic segment from Thermomicrobiales bacterium containing:
- a CDS encoding MFS transporter — its product is MNAQATVARPSILTRPFLLTCAAGMLLFASFQLLTAVLPLYVKDDLGGSSTAVGLIVGIFSAAALLPRLFIGREIDRRGSKPFLIVGSSLFIVASTLYLFADSVGLVLGVRAVHGLGMAFFHTASFTFIAQIAPDSRRGEAMGIWGLVSTFATAISPYLGLVLRDAYGLNTVFGLGMICAAGAAGLLLLVHEPRRSNQSAHASGGLFEPAVMPAAILILLSNLVYGAVIAFIVIYAEERDIPNAGLYFTVFAIAVLASRVLGGRLADRISRMAVIIPTFVLTIVAMGTLALTDSLALLLLTGVLFGLAFGAGQPALNAYAVDLVEPHRRGAGMATFTSFFEFGIGAGSIGMGIVAGFTGYATMFAISAIFPAMAIAYGVTAGRRAERGNR
- a CDS encoding dipeptide epimerase; protein product: MRITGVELIPIRLPLTEPFVISYGTFPDVESVLVRIETDDGTIGWGEGTPDPHVTGETFGGVLEALGILAPTLLGCDPLNRSALVAGLDRRMGANPTAKAAIDIALHDLVGKATGMPVWALLGGRAKDHLTISRVVSMKSPDAMAADATAHVAAGFSTVKLKIGDANDVPTDIRRVAAVREALGPDIAIKIDVNQGWRTPGVAIAGARGVAEYLPAYVEQPVDWRDLEGLAEVRRMAGVPIMADEAIHDARDALRAASLRACDLINIKLMKTGGLLPALTLNAIAETAGYGCQVGTMVESSIASAAGLHLALALANVRTVEMGGPLMLAEDIGNLRDGYAGEQVRVLEGPGLGIEPDERTIERYAGERVWITA
- a CDS encoding CBS domain-containing protein, which gives rise to MDHNLDLSIYLDELADIREASATNLAGAGEQALKALDRFLANLARSLGMNNDRAGLGDSINYLEHSPIADAREIAAQADRYRDTRNALAHNPDVMLRPEAASRIIDGVEGIIRLAASGIGDIAHRTVVTAKLDESLTDARDRMLARHYDQLVVVDKHGKLVDLLTDRDIVIAEARDDIDGASPTVGETIEQRGYVAAGILSRRSAASEAIDLLRDERIGAIVITENGKVGEAPLGIITRGDVLNAS
- a CDS encoding dynamin family protein, producing MADDHRPAPGAVLSTNEEELRDRAVALLSRVEGVARVFPSSDGVDDELRLLRQARQQLETLFLLVVVGEFNSGKSAFVNALVGEPIMPEGVTPTTAMIHLLVYGDAGQEDILSDGVVIHHHPAPVLREINVVDTPGTNAIIREHEAISQRFVPRSDLVLFVTSADRPFSESEREFLEEIRNWGKKIVFVLNKVDVLEGDQQIDEVVRFISENAQRLLGIEPLIFPISAKLAERGDPAGRFEPLRDYIMNTLDQDERVRLKLLNPLGVAERLLGRYTTVVEDRLALLAQDAQTIDRIEAVLKDYEQEMRREFGAYVTRVENIVHRLNERADRFFDEYIRIGRVFDLVRSENTKVAFQRDVVADTERQIDDTITELIDWMVQQDFRAWETVRETLDRRALERYRDDMVGEVGSRFASDRQTLITQVARQAESVVNRYDQHSEATLLATNVRSALAQTAVVQAGAVSLGAIVVAMATTAAADVTGILAAATVAGLGLFILPARKRAARNDLRRRSAELEQQLSDVLSDGFEAELGRSLRRIRDAIAPYTRFVGSERTRLDGVSTDISEVMTEMRALRSAVSN